CGAGTCGTTCGACTCCGTCCGAAGCGATGTCGAATCGGCGCTCTCCGACCTCCTCGAGGATCGGAAGGTGCTAACTGAGACGAACGACCGCGGCGACGAGGAGTACCTGCTGGTCTCCGAGGAACAGGAGGACATTCTGACGCGGGCGAAAACCCGCGCACAGCAGATCCCGTCGCATCGACTTTCGGCCAAGTTGGAGAACTCCCTTCGGGAGGGAAGCAACCTTCTGCTCTCTGAGGGCAGTCGACACGAGGTCGATCTCGAGGGGGAGCGCAAAGTCCCACTCCGGTTCGGCTACTCTGTCCTCGACCCTATCGAGCAAGCACCGACGCCGGAGTTTGACGCCGTTCGTGTGCGGCTGGTCGCGGGGCGCGACGAGGAGGTTAGCGATCAGGTTGATGCATGGCAGTCGACGAACGAAGGCCGGGACGGGGGCGAACACGTCCTCATCGCCGTCGATCTACAGGGATCGACAATCGACCGCCTGCGGGACGTGATGGGTATGCAGGAGGTGCTGTCAGAGGAGACGGAAACGTATCCGGACTTGGAGTCCGACCACCGTGACGAACAGCGGGCGCTCGAATCGGCGATTCGCGAGCAACTCGAGGAAGCGGACGTCTACGTCCGAACGGGTGGGACGAGAGGACGATACGGGGACGTGTTCGAGCAGGTCGTGGGAACGCAAGTCCAGTCCGTATTCAGTGGGTCGCGTTTTGTCCTAACCAACGGAATCACGGAAGTCGAGGACGCCAAGCAGATGGCGAAGTTCTTCCGCGGCGTCGACGACTGGCCGCTTTCGAGCGAGGATGCGGTCACGCTCGGTGTGGATACCGACCGTGCCGAACTCACCGACGGCTGGTGTCAGGAGTTCCTCGACGAGTACGAGGACACCCAATCGCTTCGTGCCGAGGACTTGCTTGCCCAGACAGTCCAGCGCGGAGGCACGTATCGTGGGACTCCGCAAGAATCGATTTCGGCCCTGCTGATCACACTTGCAACAGCAAACGAAATCGCGCTACGTAGAGACGATGAGTACATTACCGAGCCGGACGAGATCGGCCGAGCAGTCAGAAACAAGACGAATCTGACCGACGTACAGGTTCGCTTCGAGTCACTGGACGGAATCAATCCCGACCAGATTCGGGAAACCGTCGAGACGCTGATCGGCGAGGAGTCGGACGGAACCGATCCCGACGCGTGGCTCTCGGAGTTGGCTAACTGGGTGGACGAGAACAGCGTGCTGGTGAAACGCATCTTGCGAGGCGTCAGCAGAGAGTTCGGTGAAGGCGCTTCGCTGGACGAACTCGAAACGACTCTCCAGCCCGCACTCGGAGGCGAATCGCTCGAAACAGACGACTTTGCGTCTGACGAGATCGCACAGCAGTCCGAGCGCTTCGCTCGGGCAAGAGGACTCTTCCGGTCGGTCGAGGATGGTGACTCTCTCTGGGAGCAGTTTAGCCAGCGAACGACGGAGATGCAACGGCTCTACCCCGGTGCGGACATCACAGGGGAGATGCAAGCGATCGTCGGCGGGGACGAAGTGCCAGATACCGACCGGCTTCGAGCAACAATCGACGGAGCCGACGCTCACAGACGAACCGTCGTCCGCGAGCAGTACGAACGTATCACGGGAAAATCGCCGGCGGACGAGGAGCCCGAAAGCGTGGTTTCCAGTCTTGTGACGTGGCTCTACGCTCACGATGGGAGCAGCAAGGAAACTGCCGACCGCGTCGCCGTTGAGTTCGACGGTGTAACCATCGACGATCTCTATGATCTCTTCGAGACGGCGTGGAACGGTGACTCGTTCTCGGAGGAAGACCTCGTCGACTCGACGGTCGTTCAGCAAGCGAAGCGATACGAACGGGCACGGCGACTCCTCGAAGCATCCGACGGCGAGGCATCGCTCTGGTCGCAACTTCGAGATGCCTCGAGACGACTCGAGGAAGAACGTCCGAACCATCCGATCACGACCGACGTGAGCGAGATGCTCAGTCGGTCTCAGCCGCCGAGCGTCGACGATGTAGAGCAACTTCTCGACGAAGCGGAGAATCCCTTCGAGGTCGACGGGCGACTCGAAGAACTCGCCAGCGAACTGCAGTCTGAGTATCCCGACCACGATCTCACCCAAGAGGTCGTCGATGCAGTCGAGGGAACCAGCTCACCGAGTGAGGAACGCGTGGGTGAGATGATTGAAGATGCAGAGCAGTTGCTCGACGGTGTTGACGAGCAACTGCGGCGGATTCGGGAGACTATGGATGAACTTCCGGATGGCTCTGTGATGATGATCGAACCGCTCGACTAACATCTGTGTTGGAAATACGAACTCATTCATCTTTCTTTCGTAATTACGCGACACAGAGACGTTATCTGCGCTAAAAACGGAATGCTTGTCCGAAATCAACTTGTAAGAGCCGGGTTGGCCTATCGTATCGAGACTACTGGTTGATTTTGTGCTCTTGGACAGGTGGCTAACAGAAAAGGCTAATATGATTTAGAGATTGATTATTGACAATATGAACCCGACTAAGGATGAGATAGAATACGCAAGGAAGCAAATTGAGGAAGCTAAAAGAAGGTTGGAAAATGTACACGAGAGAGTCTCTTTGAGCGGCATTAAACTTGTCTCGACCTCTGAAGATTCAGTAGGGGAGATAACCTTACAATCCACGAGTTTTGAAGAGATCGATGAATCTGATATAATATCTAAGTTGAAAGAAGATGACGAGGAGTATGAAGAGGTGGCTGTTAATGAGCTAGATAAGGATTTGGTTGCGTCACACATCCAAAATGTGATCATCGACTCTCAACTCTCTATTGAGTTAGCAACTAAATCAATGTTCAAACTAACTGGGAAGGACTACCCCTTCTCACATAGTATTTCCTTTGAATCTGGAGAAACCAAAGGGTTTTACCACGAATTGCCCGAGGAATTTGACAGGAAAGAAGATGTCGTACGAGTGGTATTTCTAACTCAGTTTTGGGGAGAATTCTATGAATTGGCTAAATACGGCTCACCACAATTAAATGTAAGACCGGAGATGATCTTCGATATTAGTGATGCGGAAAGAGCTGTTAATGATGCAGAGTTCTGTATAGAGGTTTCTCAAGAACTTCTTGAGTTTGTACTGGAGTACTCTTCTGAGTGAGAGATCCATTCACCGCTCTTATTCGTTTGATGAAGTTCTGACCACCGTTGCGGGCGATATACGGGACTTTCCCTTCGGGTTCAATCTGGTCTTGAGACAGTTCTCTAATTGATAGCGAGGATACTCGCTTGGAGGGCGTCGCAGAGGTATGGACAATCTTCAAGACATCTTGACGACTCTGCTTGTAACATCACTGAGTTTCGCATGGACGGACAATCTACTCAACCCCGTAAGGCCCAACTTGACAAGGAAGAGCGCGAGCATCTCGAGGATGTCGTCACCGAAATGCGCGACCGCGTCGAGGCGAACGTTCGCTACCAGCTCGAGGACGAGTACGACCTCGACGAGAAGCCGAACGACGACGCATCCCTGAGCGAAGAGCAGGAAGACCTCGTCGAGGCTATCGAACTCGAAGCCGTCGACGGGAACGATTGGGACGACGGCTACGAGCAGTACATCACGGGCGTCGGTTACACCATCGTCAACCGACTGGCCGCGCTCCGTTGTATGGAGGTTAGGGACTTCATCGACGACGAGGTCACGGCCTTCCGCGACGACGGCCTCACACCGGCCGCCGACCGACTGGTCACCGAGGAGTTCATGCTCGAGGAGGAGGCAGTCCTCGAAGCCTACCGGAACGCGTGCGACGACCTCGCCGAGGAGATCGACATTCTCTTCGACCGCTCGACGGCCTACAGCCAGATCGATCCCGACGACGACACGTTCGAAGACCTCTGCGGAATGCTCGATGAGGTATCCGACGAGGTTTGGCGGGCCGACGACGTGCTGGGCTGGGTGTACGAGTACTACAACGTCAAGCTCCTCGACGACCTCCGGCGGAAGGGCGACCGAGAAGGGCTGGAGCCAGAAGACGTGCCGGCGGCGAACCAGTTCTACACACCCCACTGGGTCGTCCGGATGCTCACCGACAACTCGCTCGGGAAGCTCTACCTCGAGGACACCGGTGAGTTGAGTGAGACCGTCGAGGCACAGGAGTCGCTCTCCCCGGGTGAGCGCAAGAATCGGCCACTCTCCCCCGAGAAGTCACCCGACATTACAGACTTCTGCACCTATCTCGTGCCCTCCGAGGAGGAGGGTGAACCGCCGGCGTTCGACGGCCCCCGTGACATCCGCGTCATCGACCCGGCCTGTGGAAGCGGGCACTTCCTGCTGTATGCGTTCGACGTGCTGGAGCGTATCTACCGGGCCGAGACCGACCTCGACCACGCTGAGATCCCGCGAGAAATCCTGCGTAACAACCTCTACGGCGTCGACCTCGACATGCGAGCCTGCCAGCTCGCTGCGTTCAACCTCTATCTGAAGGGTCGGACGCGTGCCGAAGCCGAGGGTGCGAACGGCTTCGACATGCCGGAGGTCGGAATCGTCTGCGCCGACGCGAAGGTGGCCGACATCGAGGGCGTCGAGGAGGTGTTCGACGAGGTGGCAGACGGGAAGTCCGACGTGGAGGACGCTCTCCGTCGCATCCTTGACGCGTTCGAGGAAGTCCACGGGCTCGGGAGCCTGCTTGACGTGCGTGGGACGCTCGGTGACCTGTTTGAGGACGACAGCGAGCAGGCCGGGGTTCAGATTACGCTCGGCGACGATCCGCGGGAGGATCACACGCTCGGGCAGATTCTACACAGTCTGCGTGATGCAGTCGACCAGCACCGGGAGGAGGATTCGTTCTTGGCGCAGGACTTGCGGAGCTTCGTCCGACTGCTGGACGTGCTAGCACAGGACTACGATGTGGCGTTGATGAATCCGCCGTATGGTTCGAAGAATCGGATGCCAGACGTAGTGCAGGATTATGTTGAAGAGCATTATCGATACTCATCTGAGTTTTATATCAACTTCTTCGAAGTCTGTGAGTCACTTACGAAACCCGGTGGACGAACTGGGATGCTAGTCCCTCGAACGTTCATGTACAAGCATACGTTTGAGGACTTTAGAGAGGAATTTATCGGAGAGAGAGGCAATTTCGACTTCCTATCAGAGTTTGGCATCGGAATACTCGATAATGCTACAGTTCGGACGGTCGGAACCGTTGTTCGTTCTGGAGCGGAACCCAATTCTTCGGGGACATTCATCCGCTTACATGACGTTGATACTCCGGAAAAGGAGGCAACTTACCTTGATGTTCTCTCTGATGTAGAGACAGATATAGATCGCTTCTTCGAGGTTCAGCTAAGCGAATTTGAGCATATACCTAGAACTCCGATTTGTTACTCTGTCCCGGATCGGATACGGGATCTACATAATAACGAGGTAAAACTGGACGCAGAGCGGGCTGGGACGGAGGATAGTTCAATCGGTGATGCCTTACAGGGGTTAGCAACTGCGGACGACGACCGATTTGTGAGAAGTCACTGGGAAGTTAATGACTATACTACATTTAAACCAATTGCAAAGGGTGGATCCGAAGCTTGGGTAGTTCCTCAGGTTACTGAGACAGCAGAGTGGAAAAATGACGGGGAGATACTCCGGCGCTCCAGTAAGCAAATTAGGACACGTAATGAGGAGAAGTATGGGAAAGAAGGGTTAACATGGACATTTATAAAAGAGACGGGGCGCCGATTCGGCTACTATCCACCGGGTGGGTTGTTTAGCCATACAGGATTCATGTTCATTCCCAAAGATGATCGGTCGCTCTGGACGATGATGGCTATCATCAATTCTGATTTGTACCACAACCTGTTTCTATCGATAACGGTGGGGCGCCACTGGAATTCAGGAGAAGTGGGATGTATTCCGTGGATTCAAGAACTAGAAGATATTCCTGAGCTTGAATCGTTGGCGAAGGAGCAGTATCAGACAAAGTTACTTCAACGGGTAAGCAAACCTGTGAGTCCGTACTATAGCGGCCCTTCACTACTTCCTAAGGAATCACGTTTTGATTTCTACTACGACCACCCACACACCCACAAAATCGAGGAACAGATTGATTTTGATCTCAACCTCGGTATAGAGCCGCCCACGCCAAGTCAGGAGATCTCGTCACAAGCTCGGAAAACACGGCTTGCAGAACTAAGACAGGAACAATCTCTCGAAGAGGTTTTTGAGGAGATTAATGACCGCCTCTACGAGGCCCTCAGTATTCCCGGGGAGACATCACGAAAAATCCGAACGGAAATATTCCTCCGAACATCCGAAGACCCCGAAGACCGCGAAGTCCCCAACCCCGAATCCGTCCCTGAAGTCCCGGACAACCTCGACGAACAGGTTAAAGACCTCGTCCACCACTTCGCGATGGAAGCCGTCCGCGAGGAATCCGACGGCATCATCCCGCTCGAAGGTACGGATGAGCAGGCCGACATACTCGACCGCATCGTCGAGCAATTTGAGGACGCGTACGGCGAGCACGCCGAAGACCGCCTCGTCGAGGTCGACGATATTCTCGGGGCCGAGTCCGCCGCCGACGAGGCGTACCCCAACCTCCGGTCGTTCATCGAGGATGACCTCTTCGTCTACCACGTCGACACGATGGAGAACACGCCCATCATCTGGAAGCTCAGTACGGAGCGGCTTATCGCCGACGCGAAAGGCGAAGGCTTCGCGTGCTTCGTCGACTACCACCAACTCGATGCCAGCCTGTTCGACCGCCTGAGCAACCAGTACCTCGAACCGCGGAAAGCCGAACTCCGCGAGCGTCGGTCTGCAGCGAACCAGCGTCAGAACGATGAGTCACTCTCTACGAGCGAACGCGCGGAGGCGACCGACGAGTTCGAGTTCTGCTCGAACGCCCTCGAACAGATTGCCGAACTCGAAGAGGTGATGCAGGAACTCGGCTCCACCAGTGAGCGCGAGTTCAACGACGATGACCGAGAACGCGTTAGCGAGCTGGCCCCGAAGGTTGCCGCATTCCGCGACGAGGCCGAGGAGCGCATCGGGACGCTCAAACGACTCCGCGAGATGAACGGCGAGGAGTGGTTCAAAGACACCTTCTCCGATAATTTCTGGAACGCCGTCGATGAGTGGCGTGACGAATGGGTGGACGCTCTTGAGGAACTGGAACACGCTTGCGAGGAGTACGCCAAATCCAGCGACGAGCCCGTCGAAGCCCACCTTGCTGACCTCTTCGACTACTTCAACTGGCGGCTCAAAGGCTCGGATCATTACTCCAGCACGGGAATCCTCTTCATGACCTACTACTTCGAGCGTGAGGGGAGCGACCTCCTCAACGACGATGGTGAGCCGTTCGATAACCTCACCGAGGACGAGAAGCTGCTCGCCTCGCTCGCGACGGGTATTGACGATGCATCCGTCCTTGACGATGGGTACCTCCAACAGATTGCGGACGATGAAAATGTCGACGACGTGGACGAGTTACCACCGCTAGCGGAGTTCAAGGCGCTCGCTGAGGAAATCGACGACCGTTGCCAGTCGGTCTACAAGCAAATTCCTCCAGACTGGGAGGAACGTGCCCTTTCCGAAGTTACGACTGCCGGCTACCAACCCAACCACAAACACGGCGTTGCGATCAACATCATGCCGCTCGCGGAGAAGAGCATCGTCCCCGAAATCGTCGAGGACAAGGTGTTGTAATTAACTACGCGTTCGCTTGCTCCACACAATCATCGAGGAAGTCTTCGATTTCCTCGATTGATTCTCCGTTCTCGTACATCCACTCGATGATTTGCTTTCCGTGGTCGATTTTATTGTATGCACTAACCGACTCCACTCCCTCCGGCCCGTGCTCCTGCGCTACCAGTCTATTCACTACTTTCTCAATATCACAATATTTGGAGACATCGTCTTCCGAGACAGGAATGGATAATACTGCAGCTATAGCATCAGGGTGGTAGTAATTTTCAATCTCTCTTCGTTCCAACGCATGGCAATCAATGCCCTCTTTGGCTGATTTATCTTTAATCGACTGAACTTCCCCCTTCAGGTCGTCATCCGCGTTCTTCTTGTCGCTGTCAAACAGGAAGGCAAAATTTCGATTGATCTTTTTGAGCTTCTCTGGCTCACAATGGCGCATATTCCCGGTGCCACCGAGGTGCTGTATCGTAATGTTGTGCTCTTGCCAATCCTCAAGATAGGCTTCCGCAAGTGCTTCAAGGACTTTCACATCTGAGGGGCCCTCAACGTAGATTACGAAATCACTCTGGAGGATGTCGCTATTCCGTGCTCCGATCTCGTCGACGGCTTTGAATGCGTCTTCCTCAATGTGCTCGAAGGATGTGACGCCGGAGTCACGACGCGCGATGTACATTTCCGCAGCCGCCCGGTTATCGATGAATACTTGCGAGTGCGTGGTTATCATCACTTGGCCACCGCTATCAGCGATACTTCGCAAGGCATCCAGCATCTTCCGTTCTGCGGCTGGGTGGAGGAAGTTCCCCGGTTCCTCGAAAAGGAGCATATACCCTTCACCAACTTGAAGGTCAACGTAGGCCTGCATCATCGACAGAAGGAGAAGACTACCTACACCAGATCCTCGCTCTCGAACGTCGATGCTCTCGGAAAGGTGCTTGTCTTCGAGGTGTATCTTAGGGGAGATCGCTTTGCTGATCTGGATACTTCCGGGGCTCATATTCACCTTCTCGACATCGGACAGATGAGATTGCATATACTCGGTTAGTCGATTTCCGATGCCCTCAGAGGTCTCCTCAAGCGAATCTTTGAGTTCCACAATCTGTTCGTCGATCTCGTCGTTAAGTCCGCCACCCCTTAGAACCGGCATAAGAAGTTTATTCAGAAACGTACCACCCTTCAGTTTCGTCTGTTCGTTTACGTCACGTTCTGCAAATATCGGAACAGGTTCGGGAAAGTACTCCCATATAAAACTGCGCGAATCCGCCTTGGTCAGTTCATCTCCGTCAACGACAACCGCTCCTTTAGCCACTTTCCCACCATTGACGTAGGTTTCGGCTTTGGGCGTCGTTCCCTCTCTTCTGGTGAACTCCTTCTCGATCGTGAACTCCTCGTCCGCATCAGGGAGGTAATCTTCAGTTAGTGCCTCTTTGAGTTCAGATGGCACGTCCGCAAGCCTTGCAATGAGAGAAATCGATTCAGCCTCTCGCTTATGGAAATGGTCATTATCGGGTTTATCTCCCTCAAGGAAGATGTGGAGAGCTTCGAGGAAGGATGATTTACCGGCATCATTCTTCCCGATGAACGTCGTCATATCACCGATGTTGATTGGCTCCGAATTCTGTATCGGTTTGTAATTCTCCACTTCAAATGTGTCAATCGTGATTACCGCCATCAGGAATTACGACATCTCATGAATGGGGCATAACTCTTCGGTAGCAGTCTGTGACCCATCTAGGCTTGAGCTGGGAAGTGTAGAGAAATGACTAGAGGGCAGCCCCTATTCTGGATAGTATTCCAGCTGGTCACGGTCGTAACGGTCGAGTCGACCGAGGAGGTTCTCCCGGACGTTAGCCACAGAGTCGCTATCGAAGTGAACGAAGGATTCGCCATCTTCCGTCTGTTCGTCGTTCAATTCGTCAATCACATAGCTATCGAACTTCCCCCGAATACGAGCATCGCGGAGGGCCCACCAGTACTCGTTCAGGAGTTCATAGAGTTCGACCACTGCTCTGAACTCCATGAATACCAGTTTCTGGTTAGGAACTTCTCCATCAGTATAGGCTAAGATGTTCTCTTGAACGTGCCCAGCGATACGGAAGAAGTCATCCTCGTCGAAGTTTTGGGAGATGAGAAGATGTGCAGACAGACCGTTATCCCCCGTCTTGTTCTCGATAGCCTCCCGCTCGTCCTCGGATAGGATGTAACGCGTCGCCTGATCTTCTTCCTCCGAGCCGAGGTCGTATCCGTCTTCACGATGAGATAGCTTCGCGTCATAAGTCGCCACGTAGTAGTCACTCGGGTCTTTCTCTGGTACGATAAGCACTCCATCTGCTTCCCGCTCACCAATTCGTCCCCACCGCTCGGTCTGTGAGTAAAGTCTCTTCAGAAGGTAGAAGAGGTGCTTTTCGAAATAGCTGTCATTAGAAGGGTCGTAGATCTCTTCCAACTCATCCTTGTTTTCGTGCATCGGCCCCAGCTCGTCGACGAGTCCGTAGTATTCGCCTGCCTCTTCGTGAGCTTCACTTGCTTTACTGATGAGCCTGTCTTTGACACCGACAATCGCATTATGTAGGGCATTCCCGACGAGCGCGTCGAGACTGTCTGCTGTGATAATGTCGTAGAGAGGAAGTCGACCGTATCCCTCGTCGTCTGCGGAGGCGGATTGCCCATAGGTTACGTAGACGCACTGCAGGAGATAGTCGTTGACAGTTCCCGGACGCGGATGGTTCCCGTGAGGAACTACATCGACCTCTTGATACGAACTGGTTGTCCGCCGTCCTTCTGAGTCGGTCAACGAAAACGAGGTCTCGACTATTTTCCGATTAGCCATCTCCCGGTCTCCAACTTCCCATCCAGAGAAATCGCGTTTAGGATGTGTTGGTGAGATGTCGTCCAGCCGGTTCTGAATATACGTAGCAACACTTGTGTCGTTGACCTCAATCACGGTTTCCTCAACAGACTCAGAGAAGTCTTCTGCTCCACACTCCGTACACTCCGGTTCCGAAGCGGAGTTCTTCTCTGAACAGTGTGAACAGGTCTTGAATTCCTCGACTTCTGTGCTGACCAGCGCGTTACCAGCTGCGTCTACATTACCTTCCAACACATTCTGCACCTCGTCACTCAACTCCTCGTAGTAATTCTCGTATGCCGTCCCTCGTTCAGCAAGGATTCGATTGAATAGGTACTCCTCGTCTTGTGATCCATACTCGTAGATTTTCTCGAATTCGATACCCGTTACAGCAGTAAAACCTTGCTTGAAGCGACTACGCTGTTCGTCTAGCTTATGATTGGTCTTGAGTTCGAATTCGACTCCGTCGACACCGTGAGTGAGTTCAACGCGGAACTTGCCCCCGTGGCGGATGTCTTTGAGGTATAGCTTGTTGACCTCAGAAATTCCGTCGAAGGATACAAGATTCTCGTTCCTCAGCGAGTGGATGTCCCTGTAGATCGATCGTTCGTTCTTTACCCGCAATCTAGAGTTCTCGGGGAGTTCGGATTCTGCAAAATCGACGCCCACTACACGGAACTCCTCATTATCTTCGACAAGGAGGTTCTCTACCTTGCCGACAATTGGTTCTTCTGCCGGTTCCGGCTGCCGCTCTTGGAGATTGTCATCTGAGCGTAACCGCGTCACGACTTTCTTCCGATCCGACTGGCGCCCTCGAACCTCGAATGACTCTTCGTACTTCCTAACGACAACCGGTTTCGTCTGCAGATACCGTCGCGCGACGATTTCACCATCGTCTACCTCCTTTCCAATTGTAGGCTGCCCCGGCCACAAAAGGTCGAACTCGTTGTTGATAGTCTCCTGTACAAGGTTCTCTTCGTCATCAACTAAATCGAGTTCTGTTAGATTGTTAGCATCGCTTTCGAATACCTCTCCTTCCTGATTCTGAATCCAGATATACTCCACATACACTTCGTTCAGCAATCTTCTCGCGTCATCATCGTCAGCCGTCAGGACTCTTTGTTTAAATTCGCTGATAGAGTCGTGTTTGTCCTCGATGACGCGTTTCTTCCGCCGAATAAATACCTCGAGAAGTGCACCCTCGAATGACTCGGGGCCTTCTGAATCCTCCTCTCGTCCATCTGTCCCACTCTGCGAATCTCTGTTCGAAGTCGAATTCCCTTCGTCCTCCTCGGTCTGAACCAATTCTCGCGCTTCCTCGTAATCAACGTCAATCTTGTACCAAAACTCAGGTTCATCGAAGACGGGTGGGGTCGTAGCCTGTTGAGACATGAAAGGCAGTTATTACCATACTTCAAAATGCCAGTATCAAATAGATGTCGGGAGGTGTACTCGTTCCCTCAGTGGATAGTAGCGAAGTTAATAAATCGATGCACGTTGCATCCATTTACAGATCGAATAACACGTTCGCTGTTCTCTAATTACACATGCAAGCTAAACAGACCCTCCCCGACGCCGCAAAAGACACCATCAGAAGCGAGTTCGACCGGGCCGAGTCGTCAGACCCGATTGTCCTCTGGTGGGACGACGGAAACTACCTCGAGGACATCATCGAGCAGGCCTGCGACGAACTCGGCGTTCACCTGAAGGTCGCCGAGGAGACGCCGCTGGAACTCCGTGCCGATCCAATCGACGGCGAACAGGTCTGGTACGTTCCACACGTCAAGGAGCCCGAAGACGTTGAGGGCGACTACGACTGGTTCCGCGACGTTGAGCACACGGGCGGCGAGGTGGAGCTGAGCATCGAAGACCTCACCGTCCACGCGTTCGAGCGTGGGCAACTCGATGCGTGGGAGCTAAAAACCGCGACGCAGGCGGACGACTCCGCAAAGCGCCGCGAGATCGCGCGGATTCTCCACGACCAGCTCACCGGCGGCCAGCTCCCGACGCTCGAACAGCTCCGCACGCAGATTGTCACCGGCGGCTACACCGACCCGGTCGCGTTCGTGCTGGAGAACGGTTGGGGCGACATCGACGACAGCCCCGGCACCATCGAGCAGATGCAGGACTTGCTTACCAGCGAGGGCGTCGACGCGGTCGCCAGCGAGGATGAACCCGTGGGAATCGTCGCGGCGACGCGTCGGTGGGCCGTCGCTGAGTGGCTGATCCACGCCGGCGCCGACGCTGAACGCTTCCCGAGGGAGTTCCGCGCCGAGACGGCCGGCAATCACGACCTCCCCGAGCTCAAGTCGCTTCTAAACAACACCACCTCGGCCAGCCTCCTCGCCGACCGCTATCTCGGCGAGGCGATCTGGCACGACGTCGTCGCGGACGTTAATGACCCGTGGGAACTTGCGGACTGTATCGTCGACGCCGCGCTCGAACGTCGCCTCTGGGAGGAGTGGCACGCGTCGTTCGATGCTGGCGACTACGAGGTGTGTCTCGAGCGCGCCGAGGAGCGGCACGACGCTCTGCTCGGAAGCGAGGACTTCCGCGGCACCTACCGCGGAGCCTACGGCCCGGACAGCCCGTGGACGGGGACGTGGGAGCAGGCCGCTGAGATTGCCCGCCTCGCGCACCAGATCCAGACGTGGGACGAGAGTGCCACCGATGATGTCGTCTCGCTGTACGCCGATCGGGACGACGGCACGTGGCAGATCGACAACGCAGTGCTCAACCTCGTCGTCGCGGGAGAGCCCGAAACCGATCTCCCCGACGATCATCCCGCGACCGTCGCGCTCGACGACCTCCGAACCCAACTCCAGTCGGAATACGTCGAGTACCTCGAAGACCTCGGTGACCTCGTCACTGATACCGTCGAAGCTGGCGCGCCCTTCGTCGACGAGGATCACTCCTACCAGTTCTTCACCAAGGAGTCCGACGGTCTCGAAAGCGGCCAGACGATCGCGCTGTTCGTCATCGACGCCCTTCGGCTCGACCTTGCCCGTCGCCTCGCGGACGAATTGCGTGACTACGTGGCGACCCTCCCGTCCGATGCTCCCGAGTTTGCCATCGACGAAGACGTCTGGCTTGGGACGCTTCCCTCGGAGACCGAGTTCGGGAAGGCTGCGCTC
This sequence is a window from Halorubrum trapanicum. Protein-coding genes within it:
- the pglZ gene encoding BREX-5 system phosphatase PglZ, translating into MQAKQTLPDAAKDTIRSEFDRAESSDPIVLWWDDGNYLEDIIEQACDELGVHLKVAEETPLELRADPIDGEQVWYVPHVKEPEDVEGDYDWFRDVEHTGGEVELSIEDLTVHAFERGQLDAWELKTATQADDSAKRREIARILHDQLTGGQLPTLEQLRTQIVTGGYTDPVAFVLENGWGDIDDSPGTIEQMQDLLTSEGVDAVASEDEPVGIVAATRRWAVAEWLIHAGADAERFPREFRAETAGNHDLPELKSLLNNTTSASLLADRYLGEAIWHDVVADVNDPWELADCIVDAALERRLWEEWHASFDAGDYEVCLERAEERHDALLGSEDFRGTYRGAYGPDSPWTGTWEQAAEIARLAHQIQTWDESATDDVVSLYADRDDGTWQIDNAVLNLVVAGEPETDLPDDHPATVALDDLRTQLQSEYVEYLEDLGDLVTDTVEAGAPFVDEDHSYQFFTKESDGLESGQTIALFVIDALRLDLARRLADELRDYVATLPSDAPEFAIDEDVWLGTLPSETEFGKAALTPGEIQMFDVSLVDGKLQPMRNNREVDTNRRNSLLDGDGWTVTRQEDDDGWQSTRVAYFKNDIDDIGEKELSDLEAMLARRVDSLAEFIGTKLKQGEWDQAYVLTDHGFVLLPDNASPERISRPTEASDSGRRWIAGEDVDEDSPGVLLDSSSRLGYLDANVSILASPLKRFRKQGLGDARFYHGGLLPQEFVLDFISITQG